The Terriglobia bacterium genome includes a region encoding these proteins:
- a CDS encoding NAD-dependent epimerase/dehydratase family protein, with protein sequence MKAFVTGATGFVGSHVARALANHGADLRLLVRASSPTRNIDGLHAERVVGDLREPDSLRTAIAGCEVVFHVAADYRLWTRDAADMQSMYRSNVEGTRALIDAARQAGVRRIVYCSSVATMGFTGNGRPADENSPVRLEDMIGHYKRSKFIAEQVAIEAGRSGGDVVVVNPTTPVGEGDVKPTPTGRIILDFLKRKFPAYVDTGLNLVDVREVARGHIAALEKGTPGERYILGGENLTLKQILDKLAAITGLPAPKIRLPYVFALAAGAGDTVISGRLLHREPRVTLDAVRMGRKKMWVSSEKAQRELGWNIVAVDDALRRAAEWFQANGYVG encoded by the coding sequence ATGAAAGCGTTTGTGACAGGAGCGACCGGCTTTGTCGGAAGCCACGTGGCGCGCGCATTGGCCAACCACGGCGCCGATCTGCGCCTGCTGGTGCGAGCCTCGAGTCCGACCAGAAACATTGACGGCCTGCATGCCGAACGTGTGGTCGGCGATCTGCGAGAGCCCGATTCGCTGCGCACCGCGATCGCGGGCTGCGAAGTGGTGTTTCACGTTGCCGCCGATTACCGGCTGTGGACGCGCGATGCTGCCGACATGCAGTCCATGTATCGCTCCAACGTCGAGGGCACGCGGGCGCTGATTGATGCTGCCAGGCAGGCCGGCGTGCGGCGAATCGTGTATTGCTCCAGCGTCGCGACCATGGGTTTCACCGGCAACGGCCGCCCCGCCGACGAGAATTCGCCGGTGCGCCTGGAAGACATGATCGGCCACTACAAGCGCTCCAAGTTCATTGCCGAGCAGGTGGCGATCGAGGCCGGAAGGTCCGGCGGCGATGTCGTGGTGGTGAATCCGACCACGCCGGTCGGCGAGGGCGATGTCAAACCCACTCCGACCGGACGGATCATCCTCGACTTCCTGAAGCGAAAATTTCCCGCCTACGTGGATACCGGCTTGAACCTGGTGGATGTACGCGAGGTTGCCCGCGGGCACATCGCGGCGCTGGAGAAGGGAACCCCGGGCGAACGCTATATCCTGGGCGGCGAGAATCTGACGCTGAAACAGATTCTGGACAAACTCGCGGCCATCACCGGATTGCCGGCGCCCAAGATTCGACTGCCCTACGTGTTCGCGCTGGCGGCAGGCGCCGGCGATACCGTCATCAGCGGGCGATTGCTGCACCGCGAACCCCGCGTCACGCTGGACGCGGTTCGCATGGGCCGAAAAAAAATGTGGGTGTCGTCCGAGAAAGCGCAGCGCGAGTTGGGTTGGAACATAGTAGCGGTGGACGATGCCCTGCGCCGGGCCGCCGAGTGGTTTCAAGCGAATGGCTATGTCGGTTGA
- the hpnH gene encoding adenosyl-hopene transferase HpnH, which translates to MPVPVSQMWTVASYVLKQKLLGRKRYPLVLMLEPLFRCNLACAGCGKIQYPGHVLKMQLTPEECFRAAEECGAPTIAIPGGEPLLHPQIGEIVAGLVARKKYIYLCTNALLLKQKIDLFQPSKFLTFSVHVDGQRQHHDFSVCLEGGYDKAVEGVREALRRGFRVTTNTTLFDGADPSSVREFFDEMMELGVEGMMLSPGYSYDKAPDQSHFLGRARTRRLFRAILSNRKQNWRFNMSPLFLEFLMGKRDYPCTPWGMPTFNVFGWQKPCYLLQDGYADTFAELMQTTEWAGYGTESGNPKCANCMVHSGYEASAVNDTFSSLRGFWDTVRATMSSRYPDPKALELLHEPVRPVHTFNPLVQIESDAPQETRV; encoded by the coding sequence ATGCCAGTACCGGTCTCGCAGATGTGGACGGTCGCCAGCTACGTCCTGAAGCAGAAGCTGCTCGGACGCAAGCGTTACCCGCTCGTCCTCATGCTGGAGCCGTTGTTCCGCTGCAACCTGGCATGCGCCGGCTGCGGCAAGATCCAGTATCCCGGCCACGTGCTGAAAATGCAGCTCACGCCGGAAGAGTGCTTTCGCGCGGCGGAAGAATGCGGCGCTCCCACCATTGCCATCCCGGGTGGCGAGCCTTTGCTGCATCCGCAAATCGGCGAAATCGTCGCCGGCCTGGTCGCGCGCAAGAAATACATTTACCTCTGCACCAACGCGCTCCTGCTCAAGCAGAAGATCGACCTGTTCCAGCCGAGCAAGTTTCTGACCTTCTCCGTCCACGTGGACGGGCAGCGCCAACATCACGATTTTTCCGTCTGCCTGGAAGGCGGCTACGACAAGGCAGTCGAGGGTGTCCGGGAGGCGCTGCGCCGCGGCTTCCGCGTCACCACCAACACCACGTTGTTCGACGGCGCCGACCCCAGCAGCGTGCGCGAGTTCTTCGACGAGATGATGGAGCTCGGCGTCGAGGGCATGATGCTCTCACCGGGATACTCCTACGACAAGGCGCCCGACCAGAGCCACTTTCTCGGGCGCGCCCGCACCCGCCGGCTGTTCCGCGCCATTCTCTCCAACCGCAAGCAGAACTGGCGGTTCAACATGTCGCCGCTCTTCCTGGAATTCCTGATGGGCAAGCGCGATTATCCGTGCACGCCCTGGGGCATGCCGACGTTTAATGTCTTCGGCTGGCAAAAGCCCTGTTACCTGCTCCAGGACGGCTATGCGGATACGTTTGCCGAGTTGATGCAAACCACCGAGTGGGCCGGCTACGGCACCGAATCCGGCAATCCCAAGTGCGCCAACTGCATGGTGCACAGCGGCTACGAAGCCTCGGCGGTGAACGACACATTCAGTTCGCTGCGCGGCTTCTGGGACACGGTTCGTGCCACGATGTCGAGCCGCTACCCGGATCCCAAGGCGCTGGAACTGCTTCACGAACCTGTCCGCCCGGTGCACACCTTCAATCCGCTGGTGCAGATAGAGAGCGATGCGCCGCAGGAGACACGGGTGTGA